From Primulina huaijiensis isolate GDHJ02 chromosome 15, ASM1229523v2, whole genome shotgun sequence, one genomic window encodes:
- the LOC140959991 gene encoding uncharacterized protein isoform X1, which translates to MAFDQNSIPKSLRPLNIVRTVAEDPRIALAVTSSGKPMEGFYANPYTDLEGSPGSNPAVYYPATVHDAQFINLGLNNAVPGVARWVQNVVPPPFQPGVVGPTVNSTTGYTCAPSVGTRGVGSDHASDEGGDDSVSGRKVKFLCSFGGKILPRPSDGTLRYVGGQTRIISIRRGASFGEFVQKMIDICGQSVVIKYQLPDEELDALVSVSGPDDLENMMDEYEKLIERSSDGSSKLRIFLFSPSEIESPVPIHIGDFQDSGQNYVEAVNGIMDRLSVAGQIARKESIESADSAQNSDLSVTEGAESSSPAQGEAHGLPFNCGFSPMGNPRVPLETSSRMMYADPNPAPHIDPSVGPSPEQEVDRHVPLTVPHSVQGMAFPAAPYMQTYLDSHRETLNPASHVQLPSQMGFPSQILQAVSPVYTQQSIPTVALPQQFPPSIHMTTNPSIMNPSSVPSLIQPRQVRVEHYPSEHAVSHRVVQLPPEQGHSTHHAQAPSVYNWHQILHPEQITFSEGGLPPQPVLVSDVIPRFEDCYMCQKALPHAHSDTIAQEQKEFPLSTLTDSRSVYRSLHLDDRGHTINRPAVTGAISEGFTEQLSAGALPRVAGKEDRESGYIQTEGSGVSRKFEEQNMDEKTIHQKPENPEHSKVKFPLGMMATSAFQSPFGMLVTNTPQPMQANTVQPQRQVIQGTTISMPLNNDFVPVGCMPLQTSDDVFGVSPDQFASKLAGGNPRDDSPSLAFDHLRQIDGRLENLHIRPSEIIVDNEIVKSVAESREKDILEAQQRDSTSWLPSRKSGDKETFTVEGNSTSSMYPSSRVGEIPDNSASLFSNQDPWNLRLDSHFPPPRPSKLIRENAGPGNYSNPVIETPVDNVVDPPRGNLNQDFNLNHISSNKVKVDSDELIKQELQAVAEGVVASVLHSSVPSNSELSPNSWSDSSPMTQQNGEIQPPTVEMQPRDKFEEIKAKLPEKINLGFPTSDSMGRLQIIKNSDLEELRELGSGTFGTVYHGKWRGTDVAIKRINDRCFAGKPSEQERMRDDFWNEAIKLADLHHPNVVAFYGVVLDGPDGTVATVTEYMVNGSLRNALQKSERILDKRKRLLISMDVAFGMEYLHAKNIVHFDLKSDNLLVNLRDPHRPICKVGDLGLSKVKCQTLISGGVRGTLPWMAPELLNGSSSLVSEKVDVFSFGIVMWELLTREEPYADLHYGAIIGGIVSNTLRPPVPEPCDPDWRDLMERCWSSEPSERPNFTEIANELRAIAAKLPPKGQQQVLSSNSQVKS; encoded by the exons ATGGCCTTCGATCAGAACTCAATACCCAAATCTTTACGCCCGCTAAATATAGTAAGAACTGTGGCTGAGGACCCGCGAATTGCGCTGGCTGTGACTTCATCGGGGAAGCCCATGGAAGGGTTTTACGCAAACCCATATACCGATTTAGAGGGTAGCCCCGGATCCAATCCTGCTGTTTATTATCCTGCAACAGTTCATGATGCTCAGTTTATAAATCTAGGTTTGAACAATGCGGTTCCTGGAGTAGCCAGGTGGGTCCAGAATGTCGTACCACCGCCATTTCAACCAGGTGTTGTGGGTCCCACAGTTAATTCAACAACAGGGTACACTTGTGCCCCTTCCGTGGGGACACGGGGCGTGGGCTCTGATCATGCTAGTGATGAGGGTGGTGATGATTCTGTCTCAGGGCGGAAGGTTAAGTTTTTATGCAGTTTCGGTGGGAAAATATTGCCTCGACCAAGTGACGGGACATTGAGATATGTTGGTGGACAAACTAGGATCATCAGTATTAGGAGAGGTGCAAGTTTCGGTGAATTTGTTCAGAAAATGATAGATATTTGTGGGCAGAGTGTGGTGATTAAGTACCAGTTACCGGATGAGGAACTCGATGCCCTAGTGTCTGTTTCGGGCCCTGACGATCTTGAGAACATGATGGATGAATATGAGAAGTTGATTGAGAGGTCTTCAGATGGGTCTTCTAAGTTGAGAATCTTTTTGTTTTCACCTTCTGAGATTGAGAGTCCTGTCCCCATACATATTGGGGATTTTCAGGATAGTGGACAGAACTATGTCGAGGCAGTGAATGGGATTATGGATCGACTTAGTGTTGCAGGTCAAATTGCCAGGAAGGAGAGCATTGAGAGTGCTGATTCTGCTCAGAATTCAGATTTGAGTGTTACTGAGGGTGCTGAGAGCTCTAGCCCCGCTCAGGGAGAGGCTCATGGTCTGCCATTCAACTGTGGATTTTCGCCCATGGGAAATCCTCGTGTGCCGCTAGAGACAAGTTCAAGAATGATGTATGCAGATCCTAATCCTGCACCACATATTGATCCTTCTGTAGGTCCATCTCCTGAACAAGAAGTAGACAGACATGTCCCTCTTACCGTCCCCCATTCAGTACAGGGAATGGCTTTTCCAGCTGCTCCTTACATGCAGACTTATCTTGATTCTCATCGGGAAACTTTAAACCCTGCTAGCCATGTGCAACTTCCTTCTCAAATGGGGTTCCCTTCACAGATCTTGCAAGCAGTGTCTCCTGTATACACCCAACAGTCGATCCCTACTGTAGCTCTACCTCAACAGTTTCCACCTTCTATACATATGACAACGAATCCTTCCATCATGAATCCTAGTTCTGTTCCTTCCCTGATTCAGCCTCGACAAGTTCGTGTGGAGCATTATCCTTCAGAACATGCGGTGTCTCATAGGGTTGTCCAACTTCCACCTGAACAAGGGCATAGCACACATCATGCTCAGGCTCCATCAGTATACAATTGGCATCAAATTCTACATCCTGAGCAAATAACCTTTTCAGAGGGTGGCCTACCTCCGCAACCAGTTTTAGTTTCTGACGTAATTCCTAGATTTGAAGACTGTTATATGTGTCAAAAAGCTTTGCCTCATGCTCATTCAGATACCATAGCTCAGGAGCAAAAAGAATTTCCGCTAAGCACCTTGACTGACTCAAGATCAGTATATCGTAGTCTGCATTTGGATGACCGTGGACACACAATAAATAGGCCTGCTGTAACTGGAGCCATTTCAGAAGGGTTCACGGAACAATTATCTGCTGGGGCACTGCCAAGAGTTGCAGGTAAGGAGGATCGTGAAAGTGGATATATTCAGACAGAGGGAAGTGGGGTTTCACGGAAGTTTGAGGAGCAGAATATGGATGAGAAAACTATTCATCAGAAGCCAGAAAATCCTGAACATTCTAAGGTGAAATTTCCCCTTGGCATGATGGCGACTAGTGCATTTCAATCTCCATTCGGTATGCTTGTAACTAATACTCCTCAACCAATGCAAGCTAATACTGTCCAGCCTCAACGCCAGGTTATACAGGGAACGACAATTAGCATGcctttaaataatgattttgttCCCGTTGGATGCATGCCATTGCAGACTTCAGATGATGTCTTTGGTGTATCCCCAGACCAATTTGCAAGTAAACTTGCAGGTGGAAATCCTAGAGATGATTCTCCTTCTTTGGCATTTGACCATCTGAGACAAATCGATGGGAGATTGGAAAATCTCCATATACGCCCTTCCGAAATTATAGTTGACAATGAGATAGTCAAATCTGTTGCTGAGTCTAGAGAGAAAGACATACTAGAGGCACAACAGAGGGACAGCACTTCATGGCTGCCATCAAGAAAGTCTGGTGATAAGGAAACTTTTACAGTCGAGGGAAATAGCACATCATCAATGTATCCATCTTCTAGGGTTGGAGAAATCCCAGACAACTCAGCATCATTATTTAGCAACCAGGATCCCTGGAACTTACGGCTTGATTCTCATTTCCCTCCTCCCAGGCCCAGTAAACTTATTAGGGAGAATGCAGGGCCTGGTAATTACTCGAATCCAGTGATAGAGACTCCAGTGGACAATGTAGTTGACCCACCCAGAGGAAATTTGAATCAAGATTTTAATCTAAATCATATATCGTCCAACAAAG TTAAAGTTGATTCAGATGAATTAATAAAACAAGAACTTCAAGCTGTTGCTGAGGGTGTAGTTGCGTCTGTTCTTCACTCATCTGTCCCTTCAAATTCGGAACTATCACCAAATTCTTGGAGCGATTCTTCACCTATGACCCAGCAAAATGGTGAAATTCAACCACCAACTGTAGAAATGCAGCCCAGGGATAAATTTGAG GAAATCAAGGCCAAATTGCCAGAAAAGATAAATTTAGGGTTCCCTACATCTGACAGCATGGGTCGCTTGCAG ATTATTAAAAATAGTGACCTGGAAGAGCTAAGAGAATTGGGCTCTGGTACCTTTGGTACCGTTTACCATGGAAAGTGGAGAGGTACGGATGTTGCAATCAAACGTATCAATGATAGATGTTTTGCTGGGAAGCCTTCAGAACAAGAACGCATG AGAGATGACTTCTGGAATGAAGCAATCAAGCTGGCTGATTTGCACCATCCGAACGTGGTTGCTTTTTATGGGGTCGTGCTTGATGGTCCTGATGGTACAGTTGCAACTGTTACTGAATACATGGTGAATGGTTCATTGAGGAATGCCTTGCAGAAGAGTGAGAG AATTCTTGATAAACGCAAGCGTCTTTTGATTTCCATGGATGTGGCCTTTGGGATGGAATACTTGCATGCAAAGAATATCGTACATTTTGACTTGAAAAGTGACAATTTATTGGTTAATCTTCGGGATCCACATCGCCCAATATGCAAG GTTGGTGACCTGGGGCTGTCCAAGGTGAAATGTCAGACGCTAATTTCAGGTGGCGTGAGGGGAACACTTCCCTGGATGGCACCAGAACTTCTTAATGGCAGCAGCAGCCTTGTTTCCGAGAAG GTTGATGTGTTTTCATTTGGAATTGTGATGTGGGAACTTCTTACCAGAGAAGAACCATACGCAGATTTACACTATGGAGCAATCATCG GCGGTATTGTGAGCAACACATTGCGTCCCCCTGTCCCTGAACCATGTGATCCAGATTGGAGAGATCTAATGGAGAGGTGCTGGTCATCTGAACCATCGGAGAGGCCAAATTTCACTGAGATTGCTAATGAATTAAGGGCCATTGCGGCTAAGCTCCCTCCTAAAGGACAACAGCAAGTTTTGTCTTCAAATTCTCAAGTCAAAAGCTGA
- the LOC140959991 gene encoding uncharacterized protein isoform X2 has protein sequence MIDICGQSVVIKYQLPDEELDALVSVSGPDDLENMMDEYEKLIERSSDGSSKLRIFLFSPSEIESPVPIHIGDFQDSGQNYVEAVNGIMDRLSVAGQIARKESIESADSAQNSDLSVTEGAESSSPAQGEAHGLPFNCGFSPMGNPRVPLETSSRMMYADPNPAPHIDPSVGPSPEQEVDRHVPLTVPHSVQGMAFPAAPYMQTYLDSHRETLNPASHVQLPSQMGFPSQILQAVSPVYTQQSIPTVALPQQFPPSIHMTTNPSIMNPSSVPSLIQPRQVRVEHYPSEHAVSHRVVQLPPEQGHSTHHAQAPSVYNWHQILHPEQITFSEGGLPPQPVLVSDVIPRFEDCYMCQKALPHAHSDTIAQEQKEFPLSTLTDSRSVYRSLHLDDRGHTINRPAVTGAISEGFTEQLSAGALPRVAGKEDRESGYIQTEGSGVSRKFEEQNMDEKTIHQKPENPEHSKVKFPLGMMATSAFQSPFGMLVTNTPQPMQANTVQPQRQVIQGTTISMPLNNDFVPVGCMPLQTSDDVFGVSPDQFASKLAGGNPRDDSPSLAFDHLRQIDGRLENLHIRPSEIIVDNEIVKSVAESREKDILEAQQRDSTSWLPSRKSGDKETFTVEGNSTSSMYPSSRVGEIPDNSASLFSNQDPWNLRLDSHFPPPRPSKLIRENAGPGNYSNPVIETPVDNVVDPPRGNLNQDFNLNHISSNKVKVDSDELIKQELQAVAEGVVASVLHSSVPSNSELSPNSWSDSSPMTQQNGEIQPPTVEMQPRDKFEEIKAKLPEKINLGFPTSDSMGRLQIIKNSDLEELRELGSGTFGTVYHGKWRGTDVAIKRINDRCFAGKPSEQERMRDDFWNEAIKLADLHHPNVVAFYGVVLDGPDGTVATVTEYMVNGSLRNALQKSERILDKRKRLLISMDVAFGMEYLHAKNIVHFDLKSDNLLVNLRDPHRPICKVGDLGLSKVKCQTLISGGVRGTLPWMAPELLNGSSSLVSEKVDVFSFGIVMWELLTREEPYADLHYGAIIGGIVSNTLRPPVPEPCDPDWRDLMERCWSSEPSERPNFTEIANELRAIAAKLPPKGQQQVLSSNSQVKS, from the exons ATGATAGATATTTGTGGGCAGAGTGTGGTGATTAAGTACCAGTTACCGGATGAGGAACTCGATGCCCTAGTGTCTGTTTCGGGCCCTGACGATCTTGAGAACATGATGGATGAATATGAGAAGTTGATTGAGAGGTCTTCAGATGGGTCTTCTAAGTTGAGAATCTTTTTGTTTTCACCTTCTGAGATTGAGAGTCCTGTCCCCATACATATTGGGGATTTTCAGGATAGTGGACAGAACTATGTCGAGGCAGTGAATGGGATTATGGATCGACTTAGTGTTGCAGGTCAAATTGCCAGGAAGGAGAGCATTGAGAGTGCTGATTCTGCTCAGAATTCAGATTTGAGTGTTACTGAGGGTGCTGAGAGCTCTAGCCCCGCTCAGGGAGAGGCTCATGGTCTGCCATTCAACTGTGGATTTTCGCCCATGGGAAATCCTCGTGTGCCGCTAGAGACAAGTTCAAGAATGATGTATGCAGATCCTAATCCTGCACCACATATTGATCCTTCTGTAGGTCCATCTCCTGAACAAGAAGTAGACAGACATGTCCCTCTTACCGTCCCCCATTCAGTACAGGGAATGGCTTTTCCAGCTGCTCCTTACATGCAGACTTATCTTGATTCTCATCGGGAAACTTTAAACCCTGCTAGCCATGTGCAACTTCCTTCTCAAATGGGGTTCCCTTCACAGATCTTGCAAGCAGTGTCTCCTGTATACACCCAACAGTCGATCCCTACTGTAGCTCTACCTCAACAGTTTCCACCTTCTATACATATGACAACGAATCCTTCCATCATGAATCCTAGTTCTGTTCCTTCCCTGATTCAGCCTCGACAAGTTCGTGTGGAGCATTATCCTTCAGAACATGCGGTGTCTCATAGGGTTGTCCAACTTCCACCTGAACAAGGGCATAGCACACATCATGCTCAGGCTCCATCAGTATACAATTGGCATCAAATTCTACATCCTGAGCAAATAACCTTTTCAGAGGGTGGCCTACCTCCGCAACCAGTTTTAGTTTCTGACGTAATTCCTAGATTTGAAGACTGTTATATGTGTCAAAAAGCTTTGCCTCATGCTCATTCAGATACCATAGCTCAGGAGCAAAAAGAATTTCCGCTAAGCACCTTGACTGACTCAAGATCAGTATATCGTAGTCTGCATTTGGATGACCGTGGACACACAATAAATAGGCCTGCTGTAACTGGAGCCATTTCAGAAGGGTTCACGGAACAATTATCTGCTGGGGCACTGCCAAGAGTTGCAGGTAAGGAGGATCGTGAAAGTGGATATATTCAGACAGAGGGAAGTGGGGTTTCACGGAAGTTTGAGGAGCAGAATATGGATGAGAAAACTATTCATCAGAAGCCAGAAAATCCTGAACATTCTAAGGTGAAATTTCCCCTTGGCATGATGGCGACTAGTGCATTTCAATCTCCATTCGGTATGCTTGTAACTAATACTCCTCAACCAATGCAAGCTAATACTGTCCAGCCTCAACGCCAGGTTATACAGGGAACGACAATTAGCATGcctttaaataatgattttgttCCCGTTGGATGCATGCCATTGCAGACTTCAGATGATGTCTTTGGTGTATCCCCAGACCAATTTGCAAGTAAACTTGCAGGTGGAAATCCTAGAGATGATTCTCCTTCTTTGGCATTTGACCATCTGAGACAAATCGATGGGAGATTGGAAAATCTCCATATACGCCCTTCCGAAATTATAGTTGACAATGAGATAGTCAAATCTGTTGCTGAGTCTAGAGAGAAAGACATACTAGAGGCACAACAGAGGGACAGCACTTCATGGCTGCCATCAAGAAAGTCTGGTGATAAGGAAACTTTTACAGTCGAGGGAAATAGCACATCATCAATGTATCCATCTTCTAGGGTTGGAGAAATCCCAGACAACTCAGCATCATTATTTAGCAACCAGGATCCCTGGAACTTACGGCTTGATTCTCATTTCCCTCCTCCCAGGCCCAGTAAACTTATTAGGGAGAATGCAGGGCCTGGTAATTACTCGAATCCAGTGATAGAGACTCCAGTGGACAATGTAGTTGACCCACCCAGAGGAAATTTGAATCAAGATTTTAATCTAAATCATATATCGTCCAACAAAG TTAAAGTTGATTCAGATGAATTAATAAAACAAGAACTTCAAGCTGTTGCTGAGGGTGTAGTTGCGTCTGTTCTTCACTCATCTGTCCCTTCAAATTCGGAACTATCACCAAATTCTTGGAGCGATTCTTCACCTATGACCCAGCAAAATGGTGAAATTCAACCACCAACTGTAGAAATGCAGCCCAGGGATAAATTTGAG GAAATCAAGGCCAAATTGCCAGAAAAGATAAATTTAGGGTTCCCTACATCTGACAGCATGGGTCGCTTGCAG ATTATTAAAAATAGTGACCTGGAAGAGCTAAGAGAATTGGGCTCTGGTACCTTTGGTACCGTTTACCATGGAAAGTGGAGAGGTACGGATGTTGCAATCAAACGTATCAATGATAGATGTTTTGCTGGGAAGCCTTCAGAACAAGAACGCATG AGAGATGACTTCTGGAATGAAGCAATCAAGCTGGCTGATTTGCACCATCCGAACGTGGTTGCTTTTTATGGGGTCGTGCTTGATGGTCCTGATGGTACAGTTGCAACTGTTACTGAATACATGGTGAATGGTTCATTGAGGAATGCCTTGCAGAAGAGTGAGAG AATTCTTGATAAACGCAAGCGTCTTTTGATTTCCATGGATGTGGCCTTTGGGATGGAATACTTGCATGCAAAGAATATCGTACATTTTGACTTGAAAAGTGACAATTTATTGGTTAATCTTCGGGATCCACATCGCCCAATATGCAAG GTTGGTGACCTGGGGCTGTCCAAGGTGAAATGTCAGACGCTAATTTCAGGTGGCGTGAGGGGAACACTTCCCTGGATGGCACCAGAACTTCTTAATGGCAGCAGCAGCCTTGTTTCCGAGAAG GTTGATGTGTTTTCATTTGGAATTGTGATGTGGGAACTTCTTACCAGAGAAGAACCATACGCAGATTTACACTATGGAGCAATCATCG GCGGTATTGTGAGCAACACATTGCGTCCCCCTGTCCCTGAACCATGTGATCCAGATTGGAGAGATCTAATGGAGAGGTGCTGGTCATCTGAACCATCGGAGAGGCCAAATTTCACTGAGATTGCTAATGAATTAAGGGCCATTGCGGCTAAGCTCCCTCCTAAAGGACAACAGCAAGTTTTGTCTTCAAATTCTCAAGTCAAAAGCTGA
- the LOC140959992 gene encoding peptidyl-prolyl cis-trans isomerase CYP28, chloroplastic-like, translated as MRCAYWPTSLPPLRQHQKLPLSRRSLLYLSTTLPFSTSLSSSAATPDTITDRVFLDLSLCPSYFQNRTLGEYDLSLCTDSELVGRLVLGLYGNLLPITVSNFKAMCTGSSGSSYKGTLIHKIFPGEFFAAGRQGRKDKGEVTPPGQLVRNTETVDSKAFLLEHSRPGVVSLCLSENDDDDDLKLNTNYHNVEFLITTGPGPCPRLDRNNIVFGSVLEGLDVVTAVASIPTYKPSERIRQYNEFAEFLGDERAKTARAIWNRPLKTLYISDCGELLVAKPILSPTLP; from the exons ATGCGCTGCGCCTACTGGCCGACCTCGCTCCCGCCACTCCGCCAGCACCAAAAGCTTCCGCTCAGTCGCCGCTCTCTTCTCTACCTCTCCACCACTCTCCCATTCTCCACCTCACTGTCCTCCTCCGCCGCCACCCCTGACACAATCACCGACAGGGTCTTCCTGGACCTCAGCCTCTGTCCGTCTTACTTCCAGAACCGTACGCTAGGCGAGTACGACCTATCCCTCTGTACCGATTCGGAGCTCGTCGGCCGCCTCGTCCTCGGACTCTATGGCAATCTCCTCCCAATCACTGTCTCCAATTTCAAAGCCATGTGCACTGGCTCCTCCGGCTCCAGTTACAAGGGCACTTTGATTCATAAGATATTTCCCGGAGAATTCTTTGCGGCGGGTCGGCAGGGGCGGAAGGATAAGGGGGAAGTTACGCCGCCTGGTCAATTGGTTAGAAATACCGAGACTGTTGATTCTAAGGCTTTTTTGTTGGAGCACTCGCGGCCTGGTGTGGTTTCATTGTGCTTGTCGGAGAATGATGATGACGATGATTTGAAGCTGAATACCAATTATCATAATGTGGAATTCTTGATTACTACTGGTCCTGGGCCGTGTCCTCGGCTTGATAGAAACAACATTGTTTTTGGATCAGTTCTTGAAG GGCTTGATGTGGTCACAGCTGTGGCTTCCATTCCGACATATAAACCATCTGAAAGAATCCGCCAATACAACGAATTTGCGGAGTTCCTAGGAGACGAAAGAGCTAAAACCGCTCGTGCAATCTGGAACAGACCTCTTAAGACATTGTACATCAGTGACTGTGGTGAACTTTTAGTTGCAAAACCTATCCTGTCCCCAACTCTACCCTGA